In the genome of Podospora pseudocomata strain CBS 415.72m chromosome 2 map unlocalized CBS415.72m_2.2, whole genome shotgun sequence, one region contains:
- the NIT3 gene encoding Omega-amidase nit3 (COG:E; EggNog:ENOG503NTXY): MRASTTTTLRILRRLTSLSRHPTQTISCAQLPLPSFFRKMSSSPPPLRPNDARHYPPPPARNPSLHPTPLHIHQIRQPLPRRHRRLLGRQIHLGQNRRPPRMLQLPLRHRPLSLLRRAPPRRPLQPLPRPQPILPRPPKHRPRQQSLPHRRLHPRACR, encoded by the coding sequence atgagagcttcaacaacaaccacattGAGGATATTGCGACGCCTCACGTCTCTCAGCCGCCATCCAACCCAAACAATCTCTTGCGCACAACTGCCCCTCCCCTCGTTCTTCCGCAAAAtgtcctcttctcccccccccctccgcccaaACGACGCCCGGCActaccctcctccgccagcccGTAACCCTAGCCTGCATCCAACTcccctccacatccaccaaatccgacaacctctcccacgccgccaccgccgtctcctcggccgtcaaatccacctcggccaaaaTCGTCGTCCTCCCCGAATGCTTCAACTCCCCCTACGGCACCGACCACTTTCCCTCCTACGCCGAgcccctccccgccgacccctccaacccctcccccgacctcaacccatccttcctcgccctccaaaacatcGCCCGCGACAACAAAGTCTACCTCATCGGCGGCTCCATCCCCGAGCTTGTCGttga
- the SPE3 gene encoding putrescine aminopropyltransferase (COG:H; EggNog:ENOG503NX9V) has protein sequence MGDITHSTIKDGWFREISNMWPGQAMTLKVEKVLHHEKSKYQDVLIFKSTDYGNVLVLDNVIQATERDEFAYQEMITNLAMMSHPEPKKVLVIGGGDGGVLREVVKHDCVEEAILCDIDEAVIRLSKQYLPHMSAGFNHPKVKVHVGDGFKFLDDYKNTFDVIITDSSDPEGPAESLFQKPYFKLLHDALREGGVITTQGSENQWLHLPLITKLKQDCKEIFPVAEYAYTTIPTYPSGQIGFMVCTKDANRNVKVPLRSWTKEEEEKHCRYYNSEIHKASFVLPTFAAKALQ, from the exons ATGGGTGACATCACACACTCTACCATCAAGG ATGGCTGGTTCCGCGAGATCTCCAACATGTGGCCTG GCCAGGCCATGACTCTCAAGGTCGAGAAGGTCCTCCACCACGAGAAGTCCAAGTACCAGGATGTCTTGATCTTCAAGTCTACTGACTACGGCAACGTCCTCGTCCTGGACAACGTCATCCAGGCCACCGAGCGTGATGAGTTTGCCTACCAGGAGATGATCACCAACCTTGCCATGATGTCCCACCCTGAGCCCAAGAAGGTCCTCGTCattggcggtggtgacggcgGTGTCCTCCGTGAGGTCGTCAAGCACGACTGTGTTGAGGAGGCTATCCTCTGCGACATCGACGAG GCCGTCATCCGCCTCTCCAAGCAGTACCTCCCCCACATGTCCGCTGgcttcaaccaccccaaggtcaaggtccACGTCGGCGACGGCTTCAAGTTCCTTGATGACTACAAGAACACCTTCgacgtcatcatcaccgactCCTCCGACCCCGAGGGTCCCGCCGAGTCTCTCTTCCAGAAGCCCTACTTCAAGCTTCTCCACGACGCCCTCCGTGAGGGCGGTGTCATTACCACTCAAGGTT CTGAGAACCAATGGCTCCACCTTCCCCTgatcaccaagctcaagcagGACTGCAAGGAGATCTTCCCCGTGGCCGAGTACGcctacaccaccatccccacctaCCCCTCGGGCCAGATCGGCTTCATGGTCTGCACCAAGGACGCCAACCGCAACGTCAAGGTTCCCCTCCGCTCCTggaccaaggaggaggaggagaagcactGCCGCTACTACAACTCCGAGATCCACAAGGCCAGCTTCGTCCTTCCTACCTTTGCCGCCAAGGCTCTCCAATAG
- the GNA2 gene encoding G-Protein alpha subunit (COG:D; COG:T; EggNog:ENOG503NWN3), with product MCFGAREKGDEAGAARSRELDKIIRADEKKMSKEVKLLLLGAGESGKSTVLKQMKLIYAQGFSKSEKLEWKPVVFQNIVHSFRLIFDAMNELNIPFENPDNEKNMAHIMVDYDVVADEPLPEDYLEPIKSLWQDQGVKSAIAKGNEYALHDNLDYFCGDLDRVWAKDYIPTDQDLLRSRLRTTGITETIFDLGQLTYRMFDVGGQRSERKKWIHCFENVNCLLFLVAISGYDQCLVEDKDGNQMNEALMLWESIANSHWFSKSALILFLNKMDLFKEKLAKSPITDHGFTDYHGPPDDPNLASKYFMDKFRALNRNPEKEIYGHFTNATDTNLLKITMGSVQDMIIQRNLKQLILARPL from the exons ATGTGTTTTGGAGCTCGCGAAAAAGGCGACGAGGCCGGCGCGGCCAGGTCGCGTGAGTTGGACAAGATTATTCGTGccgatgagaagaagatgtcAAAGGAGGTGAAGCTGCTGTTGTTAG GAGCGGGCGAATCCGGCAAATCCACGGTGCTCAAGCAGATGAAGTTGATCTACGCGCAGGGGTTCAGCAAAAGCGAAAAGCTGGAGTGGAAGCCAGTAGTGTTCCAGAATATCGTCCATTCCTTTCGATTAATCTTCGACGCCATGAACGAGCTCAATATCCCATTTGAGAACCCAGATAACGAG AAAAACATGGCGCACATTATGGTGGACTACGATGTGGTTGCGGATGAGCCACTGCCAGAAGACTACTTGGAACCCATCAAAAGCTTATGGCAAGACCAGGGCGTGAAGAGTGCCATCGCGAAGGGCAACGAATATGCCTTGCATGACAACCTTGACTA CTTCTGCGGCGATTTGGACCGTGTATGGGCCAAAGACTACATACCAACTGATCAGGATTTGTTGCGCTCAAGGTTAAGGACAACGGGCATCACTGAGACGATCTTCGACCTCGGTCAACTCACATATCGCATGTTCGACGTCGGCGGCCAAAGATCAGAACGCAAGAAGTGGATTCACTGCTTCGAAAACGTCAACTGCCTGCTATTTTTGGTAGCCATTTCAGGTTACGACCAATGTCTGGTGGAAGACAAGGACGGT AACCAAATGAACGAAGCCCTGATGCTGTGGGAGTCCATCGCCAACTCTCACTGGTTCAGCAAGTCTGCGCTGATCCTCTTCCTGAACAAGATGGATCTCTTCAAAGAGAAGCTGGCCAAGAGCCCGATAACAGATCACGGCTTCACCGACTACCACGGCCCACCGGACGACCCGAACCTGGCCAGCAAGTACTTCATGGACAAGTTCCGGGCGCTGAACCGGAACCCAGAGAAGGAGATTTACGGACATTTCACTAACGCGACCGACACCAACTTGCTCAAGATCACCATGGGTTCCGTGCAGGATATGATTATCCAACGGAACTTGAAGCAGCTTATACT TGCGCGCCCCTTGTAA